The following proteins are co-located in the Roseiconus lacunae genome:
- a CDS encoding bifunctional proline dehydrogenase/L-glutamate gamma-semialdehyde dehydrogenase: protein MSVAETLLNLVELVSIADKHGNDADAAIAMARALLNRSHDLQTPQERRQQAELARMIQHPSDKATLVEMTDQAFRTHSSARVADQLTHLLDIQGIPRFFSPLEQTMLRGFQTFGGYLPGVAVPLVKDKMRHETANVILPAEERRLCEHLSARQQSGLLMNVNFLGEALLGEKEAERRLRHYLHALQLPEIACISVKLSTVYSQVSTIARDETIRIVADRMELLYRAAARERFEADGKQSPKFVYLDMEEYRDLYLTADVFRKALSRPGLEHARAGIALQAYVPDSYGVLADLIAWSAERVKAGGTPITVRLVKGANMEMERVEASLAGLPQTPFDQKVFTDANFKRMLRLLIEAAGAGHVRVGIASHNLFDISLALLWGARTKRIDAQTPLDLESETTGTALDYMQFEMLEGMANHQRRALFESAPRMLLYAPACKREDFLNAIGYLIRRLDENTGPENFLRYSFHLSPKSSTWLALADGFRSSLELIDEIDCSPRRLQDRFMPPTQPKPASDWASYVNEPDTDWSLPRHSQWAKSIVERWSDQSPENINVPLRVGDQIREVDASRKQRESFDPSRPGVVSCRFTMANEQDVDDAIAIADQDPDGWRETAWGHRYELLRNAAQLMRERRGDLIGSMMLDGGKLITEADPEVSEAIDFTEFYPLTAKAYYDRTDLHCQPRGTVAVISPWNFPLAIPCGGIASALATGNTVLLKPASDTVLPAYLIAKCFWDAGVSPNVLQLLPCSGAGAGSRLVTDRRVDAVVLTGGTETAKEMLKLRSDLHLIAETGGKNATIVSAMCDRDLAIKHILHSAFSHGGQKCSATSLLLLDQELYDDASFRDALADAAESLTVGSAWKLDSRLGPLIRPPSGELEQGIKDLESGEEWLTRPRHIDDNPQLYTPGIKWNVRPGSFTHSTELFGPVLGVMKYSKLEQAIEWVASTGYGLTSGLESLDDREQQLWRESIPAGNLYINRPTTGAIVLRQPFGGIGKSAYGPGAKAGGPHYVLPLMHVENKPANATNRKSIVTVSPIKDALDAIESVAEAHELVIDTKRLERFAHRASEFADLTLNQTHDHVQLVGQDNLRRYRPPHQLRIRLNGNESLTDVAISIIAASASNCHASYSLAFEQEDFRELLEHAALRLASHSKHPWRIEWIEESESALAAEIEDGRVDRLRLLSSEKALSDEVLEACRSAFVTVLAEPVVDDPEVESLRYVLEQSISHDYHRYGNLGRRQLPSKPV, encoded by the coding sequence ATGTCTGTCGCCGAAACGTTGTTGAATCTTGTTGAGTTAGTTTCCATCGCCGATAAACACGGTAACGATGCCGACGCGGCAATCGCGATGGCAAGGGCACTGCTGAATCGCTCGCACGACCTTCAAACCCCTCAGGAGCGTCGCCAACAGGCCGAACTGGCGCGGATGATTCAACATCCTAGCGATAAGGCGACGCTGGTTGAGATGACCGACCAAGCATTCCGAACGCACAGTTCGGCGCGGGTCGCCGACCAACTGACACACTTGCTTGACATCCAAGGGATTCCAAGGTTTTTCAGCCCCCTGGAGCAAACCATGCTCCGCGGCTTTCAAACTTTTGGCGGTTACCTTCCCGGGGTCGCCGTCCCGCTGGTCAAAGACAAGATGCGGCACGAAACAGCCAACGTGATCTTGCCGGCCGAGGAACGCCGCTTGTGCGAGCACCTTTCCGCTCGTCAGCAATCCGGGTTGCTGATGAATGTCAACTTCCTTGGCGAAGCCCTACTGGGCGAAAAGGAAGCCGAGCGGCGATTGCGTCACTACCTGCACGCGTTGCAACTGCCCGAGATCGCCTGCATCAGCGTCAAATTGTCGACGGTCTACAGTCAGGTTTCGACGATCGCCCGAGACGAGACCATCCGCATCGTCGCCGATCGCATGGAACTTCTCTATCGCGCCGCGGCTCGTGAACGTTTTGAAGCCGACGGAAAGCAGTCGCCCAAGTTCGTTTACTTGGACATGGAAGAGTACCGCGACTTGTATCTAACGGCCGACGTGTTTCGCAAGGCTCTCTCGCGTCCTGGGCTGGAACACGCCCGCGCCGGGATCGCACTGCAAGCCTATGTGCCGGACTCCTATGGCGTACTTGCCGACTTGATCGCGTGGTCGGCCGAGCGCGTCAAAGCCGGCGGTACTCCGATCACGGTGCGTCTGGTCAAAGGCGCGAACATGGAAATGGAACGGGTCGAAGCCTCATTGGCGGGACTGCCACAGACCCCGTTCGATCAAAAAGTCTTCACCGATGCAAACTTCAAACGAATGCTGCGTCTGCTGATCGAGGCTGCCGGGGCCGGACATGTGCGTGTGGGCATCGCTAGCCATAACTTATTCGACATTTCACTCGCGCTGCTATGGGGAGCTCGTACGAAGCGGATCGATGCCCAAACCCCGCTCGACTTGGAATCAGAAACAACGGGAACGGCACTCGACTACATGCAATTCGAAATGCTCGAAGGCATGGCCAACCACCAGCGTCGTGCGTTGTTTGAATCGGCGCCACGGATGTTGCTTTATGCACCGGCTTGTAAACGCGAAGATTTTCTTAATGCGATCGGATACCTGATTCGTCGTTTGGACGAAAACACCGGTCCGGAGAATTTCCTGCGTTACTCGTTTCATTTGTCGCCTAAGTCATCAACTTGGTTGGCCTTGGCCGACGGCTTCCGATCCTCTCTTGAACTGATCGACGAAATCGATTGCAGCCCTCGTCGCTTGCAAGATCGGTTCATGCCACCGACTCAACCAAAACCCGCGTCGGACTGGGCTAGCTATGTCAACGAGCCCGATACCGACTGGTCATTACCGCGGCACAGCCAATGGGCCAAGTCGATCGTCGAACGATGGAGCGACCAAAGTCCTGAAAACATTAACGTCCCGCTTCGAGTTGGCGATCAAATCCGCGAAGTGGATGCATCTAGAAAGCAACGTGAATCATTCGACCCGTCACGTCCCGGCGTGGTCTCGTGTCGCTTCACGATGGCGAACGAACAAGACGTCGATGACGCGATTGCGATCGCCGATCAAGATCCCGATGGCTGGCGAGAGACGGCGTGGGGTCACCGCTATGAGCTACTGCGAAACGCCGCCCAACTGATGCGTGAACGACGCGGTGACCTGATCGGATCGATGATGCTTGACGGAGGAAAGCTGATCACCGAAGCGGACCCGGAAGTGAGCGAGGCGATCGACTTCACCGAATTTTACCCGCTGACCGCCAAGGCCTATTACGATCGCACCGACTTGCATTGTCAGCCGCGTGGGACGGTCGCCGTGATCAGCCCCTGGAACTTTCCCTTGGCGATCCCGTGCGGCGGAATCGCATCTGCTTTGGCCACCGGCAACACGGTGCTATTGAAGCCCGCTAGCGATACCGTCTTGCCTGCGTATTTGATCGCCAAGTGTTTCTGGGACGCCGGGGTTTCCCCCAATGTATTGCAGTTACTTCCGTGCAGCGGTGCCGGCGCCGGATCACGACTGGTCACCGACCGCCGTGTCGACGCGGTTGTCTTGACCGGAGGAACAGAAACAGCCAAGGAGATGCTGAAACTTCGCAGTGACTTGCACTTAATCGCCGAAACAGGTGGCAAGAACGCAACGATCGTCAGTGCGATGTGCGACCGAGACCTCGCCATCAAGCATATTTTGCATAGCGCCTTTAGCCACGGCGGACAAAAATGCAGCGCGACGTCACTGCTGTTGCTCGACCAAGAACTTTACGACGACGCAAGCTTCCGTGACGCTCTAGCCGATGCGGCGGAAAGCCTGACCGTCGGGTCGGCATGGAAACTTGATTCGCGACTGGGGCCTTTGATCCGACCGCCGTCGGGTGAACTCGAACAAGGCATCAAGGATCTTGAGAGCGGCGAAGAGTGGCTCACCCGCCCCCGGCACATTGATGACAACCCGCAGCTCTACACGCCGGGAATCAAATGGAACGTCCGTCCGGGAAGCTTCACCCACAGCACCGAATTGTTCGGCCCGGTCCTCGGCGTGATGAAGTACAGCAAGCTTGAACAAGCGATCGAATGGGTCGCCTCGACGGGCTATGGTTTGACCAGCGGCCTGGAAAGTCTAGACGATCGCGAGCAGCAGCTTTGGCGTGAGTCGATTCCCGCCGGGAACCTTTACATCAATCGCCCGACGACCGGTGCGATCGTACTGCGGCAACCGTTTGGCGGCATCGGAAAAAGTGCTTACGGCCCGGGTGCCAAAGCGGGCGGCCCGCATTATGTCTTGCCGTTGATGCATGTCGAAAATAAACCGGCAAACGCGACGAATCGCAAAAGCATCGTGACAGTCTCGCCCATCAAAGACGCACTGGACGCGATCGAATCGGTTGCCGAAGCACACGAATTGGTGATCGATACGAAACGACTCGAACGCTTTGCCCATCGCGCGTCCGAGTTTGCCGACCTGACCCTGAATCAAACTCATGACCATGTCCAGTTGGTCGGCCAGGATAACCTGCGGCGTTATCGTCCGCCGCACCAGTTACGGATCCGCTTGAATGGAAACGAATCACTTACCGACGTGGCGATTTCAATCATCGCGGCGAGTGCCTCCAATTGCCACGCCTCTTATTCGCTCGCATTCGAACAAGAGGACTTCCGCGAACTACTCGAACACGCGGCGTTGCGTCTGGCAAGCCACAGCAAACACCCGTGGCGGATCGAATGGATCGAAGAATCGGAATCAGCGCTGGCCGCGGAGATCGAAGACGGCCGCGTCGACCGCCTTCGATTACTCTCATCCGAGAAAGCACTCTCCGACGAAGTCCTCGAAGCTTGCCGATCCGCGTTTGTGACCGTGCTGGCTGAACCGGTGGTCGATGATCCGGAAGTCGAAAGTTTGCGTTACGTTCTCGAACAATCGATCTCGCACGATTACCACCGCTACGGCAACCTCGGCCGACGGCAGCTCCCCAGCAAGCCGGTCTAA